TATGTTAAAATTGAGAGAGTTAAAGAGATAGAAAAGGAGATAGGGCATGATGTAATGGCAATGGTAAAAGCTCTTTCTGAAAAATGTGAATATGGAAAATATGTTCATCTGGGTGCAACTTCCTATGATATAGTTGATACTGCAAATGCGTTACAGATAAGGGATGCACTGAATATAATTGAGAAAGAATTGATAGAATTGCTTGGCGAACTTTTAAAACTCGCTAATAAGCATAAAAAATCTGTTATGATTGGTCGCACACATGGTCAGCATGCATTGCCAATAACATTTGGGTTGAAAATGGCAGTTTATGCTGATGAAATATTTCGCCATTTGATTAGATTGAGGGAGGTAAGGGAAGAAATTTCATATGGCAAGATGTCAGGAGCTGTTGGAACAGGAGCATCATTTGGGGATAAATTTTTTGAATTGCAGGAATTTGTGATGAAAGAACTAAATTTAAAGCCAGAAATTCCCTCCACACAGATTGTTGGAAGAGATAGGTATGTTGAATTGTTATCTTTTCTTGCAAACCTTTCAGCATCAATAGAAAAATTTGCAACAGAAATAAGGAATTTGCAAAGAACAGAGATAGCAGAGGCAGAGGAATTTTTTGAAGAAAAGCAGGTTGGTTCATCAACAATGCCTCATAAAAGAAATCCAGTAACATGTGAGCAGATATGCGGGCTTGCAAGAGTAATAAGAAGCAATCTTTTACCAGCTTGGGAAAATGCAATTCAATGGCACGAAAGGGATTTGTGCAACTCCTCATCTGAAAGATTTATAATTCCCCATTCCCTAATTCTAACTGACTGGATAGTATATAAAATGAGAGATGTTTTTTCAAAACTAAAAGTGAATACATCAAAAATGAGGGAAAATATT
This genomic stretch from Thermoplasmatales archaeon harbors:
- a CDS encoding adenylosuccinate lyase; the encoded protein is MMICPIEFRYGRNEIKNIFSEESRLSYWLKVEAKLARAHAFLGNIPKKAADEIEKKANIKYVKIERVKEIEKEIGHDVMAMVKALSEKCEYGKYVHLGATSYDIVDTANALQIRDALNIIEKELIELLGELLKLANKHKKSVMIGRTHGQHALPITFGLKMAVYADEIFRHLIRLREVREEISYGKMSGAVGTGASFGDKFFELQEFVMKELNLKPEIPSTQIVGRDRYVELLSFLANLSASIEKFATEIRNLQRTEIAEAEEFFEEKQVGSSTMPHKRNPVTCEQICGLARVIRSNLLPAWENAIQWHERDLCNSSSERFIIPHSLILTDWIVYKMRDVFSKLKVNTSKMRENIEISKGAILSEAIMMRLVEKGMGRQEAHELMRKYSMEARKKNVELREVVSREIAEIIDEIGDYYGNAEKIVDFTLEKIRKEFPDIAL